A window from Vulpes vulpes isolate BD-2025 chromosome 9, VulVul3, whole genome shotgun sequence encodes these proteins:
- the XCR1 gene encoding chemokine XC receptor 1, producing MESSGTSESITIYYDYQSLLCETKSFTFATFSTTILYFLVFLLSLVGNSLVLWVLVKYESLESLTNVFILNLCLSDLVFSCLLPVWAMGYHWGWVLGDFLCKLLNMIFSISLYSSIFFLTIMTIHRYISVVRPLSSLRVHTLQCRVLMTTSVWATSILSSMPDAIFHKVFPEGCHYSENKWFLTSVYQHNIFFLLSIGIILFCYVEILRTLFRSRSKRRPRTVRLIFTIVVAYFLSWAPYNLVLFLQTLLKLGVIQSCELSQQIDYALLICRNVAFSHCCFNPVLYVFVGVKFRRHLKSLLQHFWLCQQQAPSTPPHSAGAFNYEGASFY from the coding sequence ATGGAGTCCTCAGGCACCTCAGAGTCCATCACCATTTATTATGATTATCAGAGCCTTCTGTGTGAGACCAAGTCCTTCACCTTTGCCACCTTCAGCACCACCATCTTGTACTTCCTGGTGTTCCTTCTCAGCCTGGTGGGCAATAGCCTGGTGTTGTGGGTCCTGGTGAAGTATGAGAGCCTGGAATCCCTCACCAATGTCTTCATCCTCAACCTGTGCCTCTCAGACCTGGTGTTCTCCTGCTTGTTGCCAGTGTGGGCCATGGGGTACCactggggctgggtgctgggggacTTCCTCTGCAAGCTCCTCAACATGATCTTCTCCATCAGCCTCTACAGCAGCATCTTCTTCCTGACCATCATGACTATCCACCGCTACATATCAGTAGTGAGACCCCTCTCGTCCCTGCGCGTCCACACCCTCCAGTGCCGTGTGCTGATGACCACATCTGTGTGGGCAACCAGCATCCTGTCCTCCATGCCTGATGCCATCTTCCACAAGGTGTTTCCTGAAGGCTGTCACTACTCAGAAAACAAGTGGTTCCTCACCTCGGTCTACCAGCACAACATCTTCTTCCTGCTATCCATCGGCATTATCCTGTTCTGCTACGTGGAGATTCTCAGGACCCTATTCCGCTCAAGATCCAAACGGCGCCCCCGGACAGTCAGACTCATCTTCACCATTGTGGTGGCCTACTTCCTCAGCTGGGCTCCCTACAACCTGGTCCTGTTTCTACAGACACTGCTGAAACTTGGGGTCATCCAGAGCTGTGAGCTCAGCCAGCAGATAGATTATGCCCTGCTCATCTGCCGCAATGTTGCCTTTTCCCACTGCTGCTTCAACCCAGTGCTCTACGTTTTTGTCGGGGTCAAGTTCCGCAGGCATCTCAAAAGTCTGCTCCAGCACTTCTGGCTCTGCCAGCAGCAGGCACCCAGCACTCCCCCTCACTCCGCGGGTGCCTTCAACTACGAGGGTGCCTCCTTCTATTGA